In Aureibaculum algae, the following are encoded in one genomic region:
- a CDS encoding HD domain-containing protein encodes MESSRLKKQIEFIKEVDKLKYIERKTRLFNSNRRENDAEHSWHLSLMAIILDEHSNENIDVLKVLKMLLIHDIVEIDAGDTFLFDTKKNHDNTAEEFVAAKRIFGILPKNQAEDLIAIWKEFEEGETSEAKFAKAMDRFQPVLQNQSNNGGTWFEFNVIYENVIKKTEKIKLGSSTIWEYVEKTIKSLYNR; translated from the coding sequence ATGGAATCAAGTCGATTAAAAAAGCAAATTGAGTTTATCAAAGAAGTAGATAAACTAAAATATATTGAGCGTAAAACGAGGTTATTTAATAGTAACAGGAGAGAAAATGATGCAGAACATAGTTGGCATTTATCATTAATGGCAATTATTTTGGACGAACATTCCAATGAAAATATTGATGTTTTAAAGGTTTTAAAAATGTTATTGATTCACGATATTGTTGAAATAGATGCTGGTGATACTTTTTTATTTGACACAAAAAAAAATCACGATAATACAGCTGAAGAATTTGTTGCTGCAAAACGTATTTTTGGAATTTTACCAAAGAACCAAGCAGAGGATTTAATTGCAATTTGGAAAGAATTCGAGGAAGGAGAAACGAGTGAAGCTAAATTTGCAAAAGCAATGGATAGGTTTCAGCCTGTACTTCAAAATCAATCAAATAATGGTGGTACTTGGTTTGAGTTTAATGTAATTTATGAGAATGTTATTAAAAAAACAGAAAAGATTAAGTTAGGTTCCAGCACTATTTGGGAATATGTAGAGAAAACAATTAAATCACTTTATAATAGATAG
- a CDS encoding IS256 family transposase, translated as MNTELEKQLEALLGKITNKEDFDQVKEQLLKRGIESLLRAEMTAHLGYQKGDSIIANNQRNGFSQKTIKTQNGEQRIQIPRDREASFDPVIVPKHQSISQELEDCIQLLYAKGMSNLDIIDFIHRTYGVNYSTSQVSIITNQLLEDIKLWQNRPLEDVYPIIWIDAIHYKIRQEGKVISKACMIVLGVNTEGQQDILSMHIVETEKASAWMSILDDLRSRGVKDIFFLCSDNLPGLDKAVEAIFPDSIRQICIVHQIRNSLKYVSYKDRKAIMTDIKGIYQADNEQFALEALQIFKQNWEHKYVSAVQSWENNWDNLTAFLNYPKEIRKLIYTTNIIESFNASLRKYTRNKKVFPNDDAALKSIYLAAQSISAKWKKTRFKWGQIYNQLYICFPNRL; from the coding sequence ATGAACACAGAATTAGAAAAACAGTTGGAAGCCTTACTTGGTAAAATCACTAACAAAGAAGACTTTGATCAAGTCAAAGAACAATTACTTAAACGCGGTATTGAATCACTTTTAAGAGCAGAAATGACGGCTCATTTAGGTTACCAAAAAGGTGATTCCATAATTGCAAACAACCAGCGTAATGGTTTTTCACAGAAGACCATAAAAACGCAAAATGGAGAACAACGTATCCAAATCCCAAGAGATAGAGAGGCTAGTTTTGATCCAGTTATAGTTCCAAAACATCAGTCGATCAGTCAAGAATTAGAAGACTGTATCCAATTGCTTTACGCTAAGGGTATGAGCAATTTGGATATAATCGACTTTATCCACCGTACCTATGGTGTTAATTATTCAACATCACAGGTATCGATTATTACCAATCAATTATTAGAGGACATCAAGCTCTGGCAGAATAGGCCTTTAGAAGACGTTTATCCTATAATTTGGATAGATGCCATTCACTATAAAATAAGACAGGAAGGCAAGGTTATCTCTAAAGCTTGTATGATAGTTTTAGGTGTTAATACCGAAGGGCAACAGGATATTTTGAGCATGCATATTGTTGAAACCGAAAAAGCATCTGCTTGGATGTCTATTTTAGATGATCTGCGCTCTCGTGGAGTGAAAGATATTTTCTTTTTATGCTCGGATAACCTACCAGGACTTGACAAAGCGGTAGAAGCTATTTTCCCGGATAGCATAAGACAGATCTGTATTGTACATCAAATTAGAAACTCACTAAAATACGTGAGTTACAAAGACAGAAAAGCAATAATGACGGATATTAAAGGCATTTACCAAGCAGATAATGAACAGTTCGCTTTAGAAGCTCTCCAAATATTTAAACAAAATTGGGAACATAAATACGTATCTGCCGTACAGTCTTGGGAGAATAATTGGGATAACTTGACCGCTTTTTTAAATTATCCTAAAGAAATAAGAAAACTTATTTACACAACTAATATCATTGAAAGTTTTAATGCAAGTCTTAGAAAATATACGCGTAACAAAAAAGTGTTCCCTAATGATGATGCAGCCTTGAAATCCATCTATTTAGCGGCACAAAGCATCAGTGCAAAATGGAAGAAAACACGTTTTAAATGGGGACAAATCTACAATCAATTGTATATTTGTTTTCCAAACAGGTTATAA
- a CDS encoding IS110 family RNA-guided transposase — MKTKDTTRSKLFIGIDVHKRSWKIRTATDLFDGSSLTIPPDAFSLKKYVDRHFKGYTVYCCYESGCCGFSHYRHFISFGWHAKVVNPADVHRPAKAQFQKTDKIDARMLCKELKDGRLKGIHVPSIEREQLRCLFRRRNELVKEHRKIKTQIKMQLLYLGIEIPKPFDNSHWSHNFRDWLRNLTFEYPTMDYCFETRLITYEYIDKQKRDVSTKLRAYCRKHYKKDYYLLRSVPGVGGIVACGLLCELGDLRRFKNFKQLASYVGLVPWVHQSGDNLKTSGLTPRANRLMRSYLVEATWQALRFDPVMQAYYRSHSGKDVKRILVKVARKLLSRIHAVIRTEIPYEVGVVS; from the coding sequence ATGAAAACAAAGGATACTACTAGATCAAAGTTATTTATTGGAATTGACGTACACAAGCGAAGTTGGAAAATTCGTACTGCAACGGATCTTTTTGATGGATCATCGTTAACTATTCCACCAGATGCATTTAGTTTAAAAAAGTATGTGGATAGGCATTTTAAGGGATATACTGTTTATTGCTGTTATGAATCGGGTTGTTGTGGCTTTAGTCATTATCGACATTTTATTTCATTTGGATGGCATGCAAAGGTTGTTAACCCTGCAGATGTTCATCGTCCAGCCAAGGCCCAGTTTCAAAAGACCGACAAGATCGATGCACGTATGTTATGTAAAGAATTAAAGGATGGCCGACTCAAAGGAATTCATGTTCCTTCAATAGAACGAGAGCAGTTAAGATGTTTGTTTCGTCGAAGAAATGAGCTGGTTAAAGAACATCGAAAAATAAAGACTCAAATAAAGATGCAATTGTTGTATTTGGGGATTGAAATTCCAAAGCCATTTGACAATAGTCATTGGTCTCATAATTTTAGAGATTGGTTAAGAAATTTGACTTTTGAATATCCTACAATGGATTATTGTTTTGAGACACGTCTTATTACCTATGAATATATAGATAAGCAAAAGCGAGATGTGAGTACAAAATTACGTGCCTATTGTCGTAAGCATTATAAGAAAGATTATTATTTATTACGATCAGTTCCGGGAGTAGGAGGCATAGTAGCTTGTGGATTATTATGTGAATTGGGTGATTTAAGGCGTTTTAAAAATTTCAAACAATTAGCCAGTTATGTAGGATTGGTTCCCTGGGTACACCAAAGTGGAGATAATCTCAAAACTTCAGGGTTAACCCCAAGAGCAAATCGGCTAATGCGTAGTTATTTGGTAGAAGCTACTTGGCAAGCGTTGCGTTTTGATCCAGTTATGCAGGCCTATTATCGGTCACATTCAGGTAAAGATGTCAAACGCATATTGGTAAAAGTAGCGAGGAAACTCTTGAGTCGAATTCATGCAGTAATTAGAACTGAAATTCCTTATGAAGTAGGTGTAGTTAGTTAA
- a CDS encoding site-specific integrase produces MKTTNTFSILFWLKLANAKNGKATLYARITVNGKRAELSLKRKVTISNWNPQKTRLKGSSDEARLINNYLEQVNAQLFQTYQKLKNEKKLVTASIIKGQFSGDENRHALSDIIEYHNEHMKSTLRWGTQKNYFTTHKYIFLFLKQKHKTSDMFLSELGYKFIIDFERFLRHQKSMGNNTVMKHIERLRKMITLAYKMEWIDKDPFLNFEAKYEKKERTFLTLEELQAIEKKKFNILRLQLIKDLFVFSCYTGLSYGDVMGLTINSLCIGIDKKRWIYLQRQKTSIPVKIPLLTKALEIIEKYKLYPSSINKESLFPTISNQKLNSYLKEIADVCGITKNLTFHIARHTFATTVTLSNGVPIETVSKLLGHSKITTTQIYAKVIERKVSDDMQKLHDVFENTKTNETNAKQQ; encoded by the coding sequence ATGAAAACCACAAACACATTCAGTATTCTATTTTGGTTAAAACTTGCAAATGCTAAAAATGGAAAGGCAACGCTTTATGCCCGAATTACAGTAAATGGTAAACGAGCAGAGTTATCTCTAAAGAGAAAAGTCACTATTTCTAATTGGAATCCTCAAAAGACTAGATTAAAAGGCTCTAGTGATGAAGCCAGACTTATCAATAATTATCTTGAACAGGTCAATGCCCAACTTTTTCAAACCTATCAAAAGTTAAAGAACGAAAAGAAATTAGTTACCGCTAGTATCATTAAAGGCCAATTTTCTGGGGATGAAAACCGTCACGCTCTATCTGATATTATTGAATATCATAATGAGCATATGAAATCTACATTACGTTGGGGAACGCAAAAGAACTACTTTACAACCCATAAGTATATTTTCCTTTTTCTTAAACAAAAACATAAAACATCAGATATGTTCTTGTCTGAACTTGGTTATAAATTCATTATTGATTTTGAACGCTTTTTAAGACATCAAAAGTCTATGGGCAACAATACCGTAATGAAACACATAGAACGATTACGTAAAATGATTACACTAGCTTACAAGATGGAATGGATAGACAAAGACCCGTTCCTTAATTTCGAAGCTAAATACGAAAAAAAGGAAAGAACATTTTTAACCCTTGAAGAATTACAGGCTATTGAAAAGAAAAAATTTAATATTCTAAGGTTACAACTCATTAAAGACCTCTTTGTATTTAGTTGCTATACAGGATTGTCTTATGGGGATGTTATGGGTTTAACCATTAATAGTTTATGTATTGGAATCGATAAAAAGCGATGGATATATTTACAAAGACAAAAGACCAGTATTCCCGTTAAGATTCCATTATTAACCAAAGCATTAGAAATAATCGAAAAATACAAGCTTTACCCCTCCTCCATTAATAAAGAGAGCTTGTTTCCTACTATTTCTAATCAGAAACTAAATTCTTACTTAAAAGAAATAGCGGATGTATGCGGTATAACGAAGAACTTAACGTTTCATATTGCCAGACATACTTTTGCTACAACAGTAACTTTAAGTAATGGCGTTCCCATAGAAACTGTATCAAAATTATTAGGTCATTCTAAAATTACAACTACCCAAATATATGCGAAAGTAATTGAAAGAAAAGTTAGTGATGATATGCAGAAACTTCATGATGTGTTTGAAAACACCAAAACAAACGAAACAAATGCCAAGCAACAATAA
- a CDS encoding carboxypeptidase-like regulatory domain-containing protein, producing the protein MKSFFIFLIIIKCSLAFSQELSFTVLDEDTNIPLEYVGVEILGTHNGIYTNNQGEFQLENSVDSIQITHIGYYKLKLKVSGISDIIFLKPKSEMLDEVIVNNGRAQEKTIGYIGKNNSLSWTIKEKNELTTLVRNKKNFKNSYIKNIYIPIGKSRIELVDNKAVESSPKFNSTFRVHLYSNKNNEPGENLLKTPILIKCNQDSDNIIEVNLENEFISYPEEGVFIGVEMIGLLDEQENVIHEKSKSSILPSFKFTKQKVRNVFSVSYTKAKFLGTGWVKIDKNSKALAHISEYNMAVSLTLDVYEN; encoded by the coding sequence ATGAAATCATTTTTTATATTTCTTATTATTATAAAATGTTCCTTGGCATTTTCTCAAGAGTTATCCTTTACTGTGTTGGATGAAGATACTAACATTCCGTTAGAATATGTAGGAGTGGAAATATTGGGGACTCATAATGGAATTTATACTAATAATCAAGGAGAATTTCAATTAGAAAATTCAGTAGATAGTATTCAAATAACTCACATAGGATATTACAAGTTGAAATTGAAAGTTTCTGGAATTTCAGATATTATTTTTTTAAAACCTAAATCTGAAATGCTTGATGAGGTTATAGTTAATAATGGTAGAGCTCAAGAAAAAACGATTGGTTATATTGGGAAGAATAATTCATTATCATGGACAATAAAAGAAAAAAATGAACTTACAACTTTAGTTAGAAATAAGAAAAATTTTAAAAATAGTTATATTAAAAATATTTATATTCCAATTGGTAAAAGTCGTATTGAATTGGTTGACAATAAAGCAGTTGAAAGTTCTCCAAAATTTAATAGTACTTTTAGAGTTCATTTGTATTCAAATAAAAATAATGAACCAGGAGAAAATTTATTAAAAACCCCAATTCTTATAAAGTGCAATCAAGATTCCGATAATATAATTGAAGTAAATCTAGAGAATGAATTTATATCCTACCCCGAAGAAGGTGTATTTATTGGAGTAGAAATGATTGGTTTACTGGATGAACAAGAAAATGTAATTCATGAAAAATCAAAGAGTTCTATTCTACCTTCTTTCAAATTCACAAAACAGAAAGTAAGAAACGTTTTCTCAGTTTCATATACTAAGGCCAAATTTTTAGGAACGGGTTGGGTTAAAATAGATAAAAACAGTAAAGCTCTTGCACATATTTCAGAATATAATATGGCAGTTAGTTTGACTTTGGATGTTTATGAGAATTAA
- a CDS encoding YkgJ family cysteine cluster protein: MTPIELDIQKIDNISKQKEQENLKFRTFLKGQDDVKLDRIVHRLNKCVESQIDCTDCGNCCKNLRPCVNSMEIDTLKSIDKVSREYFVENFIEQNELEDIKFLKGTPCKYLIDKKCSIYDVRPNDCKSYPHINKKKFNSRTWGIIENYAICPIVFNVIERLKTELRFR; this comes from the coding sequence ATGACACCAATAGAACTGGATATTCAAAAAATAGATAATATCAGTAAACAGAAGGAACAAGAAAATCTAAAGTTTCGTACTTTTCTAAAAGGACAAGATGATGTAAAATTGGATAGGATTGTGCATAGGTTGAATAAGTGTGTAGAAAGTCAAATTGACTGTACCGATTGTGGAAATTGTTGTAAAAATTTGAGGCCCTGTGTTAATAGTATGGAAATTGACACCCTGAAGTCAATTGATAAAGTTTCGCGAGAATATTTTGTAGAAAATTTTATTGAACAAAATGAATTAGAAGATATTAAATTTCTAAAAGGCACCCCCTGTAAGTATTTAATTGATAAAAAATGTTCTATTTATGATGTTAGACCAAATGATTGTAAATCTTACCCACATATTAATAAAAAAAAATTTAATTCAAGAACTTGGGGTATTATTGAAAATTACGCGATTTGCCCAATTGTTTTCAATGTGATTGAAAGATTAAAAACGGAATTAAGATTTAGATAA
- a CDS encoding response regulator, which produces MKKILKILIIEDYKMVVNGYETLLKHTDFGCEFKIDIAYNCTDAHTKIEQSSKGKSYDIIFLDIQLPASTDGKLLSGEDLGIKINKLLPDAKILVNTFLTDNYRLFNILKSIKPNAMLTKNEAGSEEIVEALKSIINGNLYYSNFILKLLNNDDYGKYKIDKTDRQLLYQLSLGTKMKDLPNFLPLEMAGIEKRKRRLKRIFNIKTTGNKELLGVAKEKGFI; this is translated from the coding sequence ATGAAGAAAATATTGAAAATTTTAATTATTGAAGACTATAAGATGGTTGTTAATGGATACGAAACACTTTTAAAACATACCGATTTTGGATGTGAATTCAAAATAGATATTGCATATAACTGCACAGATGCCCACACTAAAATTGAACAATCTTCAAAAGGAAAAAGTTATGACATCATTTTTTTGGACATTCAATTACCTGCTTCTACAGACGGTAAACTTTTATCAGGAGAAGATTTGGGCATTAAAATAAATAAATTATTGCCCGATGCTAAAATTTTAGTAAACACTTTTTTAACCGATAATTACAGGCTTTTCAATATTCTGAAGAGTATAAAGCCCAATGCAATGTTGACCAAAAACGAGGCTGGCTCTGAAGAAATAGTAGAAGCCTTAAAATCAATAATCAATGGCAATTTATATTATAGCAACTTCATATTAAAGTTACTTAACAATGATGATTATGGTAAATATAAAATCGATAAAACGGACAGACAATTACTTTATCAACTTTCTTTGGGTACTAAAATGAAGGATCTTCCAAACTTTTTACCATTGGAAATGGCAGGAATTGAAAAAAGAAAAAGGCGTCTTAAAAGAATTTTTAATATAAAAACCACAGGCAATAAAGAATTGTTAGGTGTTGCTAAGGAAAAAGGTTTTATTTAA
- a CDS encoding IS110 family RNA-guided transposase translates to MKNYVDVIGIDVSKLTIDAHIHNRAVHRVFSNTTKGYKALLSWTETYLKEQVYFFCFENTGHYSTKLSVYLSENNIDYIEQSPLAIKRSVGIVRGKTDKLDAGMIARYAWLHKEELLLSTPKENHVQELGRLLSIREQLVRDRTGKMSSLKEMQSLLSSPSTDNCCRIIKKTIHYLTKQIEALELCIKKLMKSDKSLDKNFKLLNTLKGVGLILSCQIIYHTSNFKRFNSWRQFSSYCGVAPFEHSSGTSIRRRNRIHHIGDRKMKTLLTLASVSAIQCDKELKQYYKKKLEEGKPKMVALNNVRNKILSRAFAVVKRGTPYVEIQKYAA, encoded by the coding sequence ATGAAAAATTATGTAGATGTTATAGGAATTGATGTATCTAAATTAACAATCGATGCACATATCCATAACAGAGCAGTACATCGAGTGTTTTCTAACACTACTAAGGGTTACAAAGCACTATTGTCATGGACGGAAACGTATTTAAAAGAGCAAGTCTATTTTTTCTGTTTTGAGAATACAGGACATTACTCTACAAAACTGAGTGTTTACCTATCAGAAAACAATATAGATTATATTGAACAAAGTCCCTTAGCAATCAAACGATCTGTAGGTATTGTTAGAGGTAAAACAGATAAACTTGATGCGGGTATGATAGCTAGGTATGCTTGGTTACATAAAGAAGAACTACTTCTTAGTACACCAAAAGAAAATCACGTTCAAGAGTTGGGCAGATTATTATCGATTAGAGAACAGCTAGTAAGAGATCGAACAGGCAAGATGAGTAGCCTTAAAGAAATGCAATCTTTACTTAGTAGTCCTTCAACCGACAACTGTTGTAGAATTATCAAAAAGACCATTCATTATCTCACAAAACAAATTGAAGCTCTAGAACTTTGTATTAAAAAATTAATGAAAAGTGATAAATCACTCGATAAGAATTTTAAGCTTCTAAATACCTTAAAAGGAGTCGGATTAATACTTTCTTGTCAGATTATATATCACACGAGCAACTTTAAACGATTCAATAGTTGGCGACAATTTTCTAGCTATTGTGGTGTTGCACCTTTTGAACACAGTTCTGGAACCAGTATTAGAAGAAGGAATAGAATACACCATATAGGAGATAGAAAAATGAAAACACTTTTAACACTTGCCAGCGTGAGTGCTATACAGTGCGATAAAGAACTAAAACAATATTACAAGAAGAAACTCGAAGAAGGTAAACCAAAAATGGTTGCTTTAAATAATGTTAGAAATAAGATTTTATCAAGAGCATTTGCAGTAGTGAAAAGAGGAACGCCTTATGTAGAAATCCAAAAATATGCAGCTTAA
- a CDS encoding Crp/Fnr family transcriptional regulator, whose translation MIRTNIELLEYIEAFRNSIHYFIEEEIQKEQKIIYQNRNSSFGYIIKNGIAKCFLTDENGNDFIQEFFSEGELFGEIEIINNTNNFCTVESISEMTVYKISKTNFQYLLENDQKFNNLIMKSFAKKIQYKAVRHSYNQLHSIKSNLFRLQQSTLDFMEIISKNDIASYLGISLRSLNRILKDKS comes from the coding sequence ATGATTAGAACAAATATTGAACTATTGGAATATATTGAAGCATTTAGAAATTCAATTCATTATTTTATTGAAGAGGAAATTCAAAAGGAGCAAAAAATAATATACCAGAATAGAAATAGCTCTTTTGGGTATATTATTAAAAATGGCATTGCAAAATGTTTTTTAACGGATGAGAATGGAAATGATTTTATTCAAGAATTTTTTAGTGAAGGAGAATTATTTGGAGAAATTGAAATAATAAATAATACTAATAACTTTTGCACAGTTGAATCTATTTCAGAAATGACCGTTTATAAAATATCTAAAACCAACTTTCAATATCTTTTAGAAAATGACCAAAAATTTAATAATTTAATTATGAAATCATTTGCGAAAAAAATTCAATATAAAGCAGTAAGACATTCTTATAATCAACTGCATTCTATTAAATCTAATCTTTTTAGATTGCAACAATCAACTTTAGATTTTATGGAAATTATTTCAAAAAATGATATCGCAAGCTATTTAGGAATTAGTTTAAGAAGTTTAAATAGGATTTTAAAAGATAAGAGTTAA
- a CDS encoding MFS transporter has translation MKNKSIYTFDFGLICLSSLLFSSSYNMLIPELPTYLESLGGKKYIGLIIALFTLTAGVSRPFSGKLTDTIGRKPVMLIGIIVCIICGFLYPILTTVYGFLLLRFLHGFSTGFSPTAFAAFLTDIIPSNRWGEALGIQSLFFSSGLALGPVLGSFIKLHQSYNFLFYCSSFISLLSILCIINLKETLVDKRNFQISFLRIKKNDIIDVKVIYPAIITFISYLSFGIVLTLIPLLSNYLGIMNKGLFFIIFTLASLLIRFVAGKLSDKYSRQLIIIMGLIFLSISFLILGFYQTKNGLVVGACIYGIAIGILAPTLNAWTVDLCNPKEKGKAIATMFIALEIGIGLGALGSGWYYQNGISEVFIVFYFYAIITFSSLVYMLFTYKKG, from the coding sequence ATGAAAAATAAATCTATCTATACTTTTGATTTTGGACTTATATGTTTGAGTTCATTACTGTTTTCATCTAGCTATAATATGTTAATTCCTGAACTTCCAACTTATTTAGAAAGCCTTGGAGGAAAAAAATATATAGGTTTAATTATCGCATTATTTACACTTACAGCTGGTGTTTCAAGACCTTTTAGTGGAAAATTAACCGATACTATTGGAAGAAAACCTGTAATGTTAATTGGAATAATCGTGTGTATTATATGTGGTTTTCTATATCCAATTTTAACAACAGTTTATGGTTTTTTACTTTTAAGGTTTTTACACGGCTTTTCAACAGGTTTTAGCCCAACGGCTTTTGCAGCCTTTTTAACGGATATTATACCTTCAAATCGTTGGGGAGAAGCTTTAGGAATACAAAGTCTTTTTTTTAGTTCAGGTTTAGCTTTAGGTCCTGTTTTGGGTAGTTTTATAAAACTACATCAGTCATATAATTTTTTGTTTTACTGTTCGTCATTTATTTCATTATTATCAATATTATGTATTATAAATTTAAAAGAAACTTTAGTTGATAAAAGGAACTTTCAAATCTCTTTTTTAAGAATAAAAAAGAATGATATTATTGATGTAAAAGTTATTTATCCTGCAATAATTACATTTATTTCCTATTTGTCATTTGGTATCGTATTAACACTTATTCCTTTATTATCAAATTATTTAGGAATAATGAATAAAGGTCTATTTTTTATTATTTTTACTCTAGCGTCATTATTGATTAGATTTGTTGCTGGAAAATTGTCAGATAAATATAGTCGTCAATTAATAATCATTATGGGATTAATTTTTCTTTCTATATCTTTTCTTATACTAGGTTTTTATCAAACAAAAAATGGTTTAGTAGTTGGAGCTTGTATCTATGGGATTGCCATAGGCATATTAGCTCCAACTTTAAATGCTTGGACGGTCGATTTATGCAATCCGAAAGAAAAGGGTAAAGCTATTGCTACTATGTTTATAGCTTTAGAAATTGGAATTGGTCTAGGGGCTCTTGGTTCTGGATGGTATTATCAAAATGGTATTTCAGAGGTTTTTATTGTATTCTATTTTTATGCTATAATAACATTTTCTTCTCTAGTTTATATGCTTTTTACCTATAAGAAAGGTTAA
- a CDS encoding transposase, with the protein MYRNDKVIRRYSEPFKLKILAELTTGKHTKSELCKLYSIAPTTVNEWIKKYNRKDLMNTRVKVETKDEISRIKTLQKEIEQLKKLLLKKDLDAMVLDSYLEVAAEDLGYKSVAELKKKLSIKP; encoded by the coding sequence ATGTATAGAAATGACAAAGTAATTAGACGGTATTCAGAACCATTTAAATTGAAAATATTAGCCGAACTTACCACCGGAAAACACACAAAGAGCGAACTTTGTAAACTCTACTCTATTGCACCAACAACAGTCAATGAGTGGATTAAAAAGTACAATCGTAAAGACTTAATGAACACCAGAGTAAAAGTGGAAACAAAAGACGAAATATCTAGAATTAAAACCCTTCAAAAAGAAATTGAACAGCTAAAAAAACTACTACTTAAAAAGGATCTAGATGCTATGGTATTAGATTCTTACCTAGAAGTAGCTGCTGAAGATCTAGGATATAAATCTGTTGCTGAGCTAAAAAAAAAGCTAAGTATAAAGCCTTAA